The proteins below are encoded in one region of Thermococcus peptonophilus:
- a CDS encoding 7-carboxy-7-deazaguanine synthase QueE — MRVIMAEVFNSWQGEGGSVEGSAFGRRQIFVRFAGCDLHCLWCDSKEYIDASRVSRWRYEVEPFTGRFEYRPNPASVEEVVNAVLRLDTGDIHSISYTGGEPTLQVKALKTLMERMKELGFDNFLETHGGLPELIKEVAPLTDYASVDIKDESARATEDWNGLVLREVESIRILKEGGAKTYAKLVVTSETKVENVRWYASLLKDLAPLVIQPREPIDIPQAKLMELYREAARIMGRKNVGLSFQVHKYLNVL; from the coding sequence ATGAGGGTGATAATGGCGGAGGTCTTCAACAGCTGGCAGGGAGAAGGAGGGAGCGTCGAAGGTTCTGCCTTCGGAAGGAGGCAGATTTTCGTCCGCTTCGCCGGCTGCGATCTTCACTGCCTCTGGTGCGACTCAAAGGAATACATAGACGCCTCCCGGGTTTCCCGCTGGAGGTACGAGGTCGAGCCCTTCACAGGGAGATTTGAATACAGGCCTAACCCTGCGAGCGTTGAAGAGGTCGTTAATGCCGTTCTGAGGCTCGATACTGGAGACATACACTCCATAAGCTACACCGGTGGAGAGCCGACCCTTCAGGTGAAGGCCCTCAAGACCCTGATGGAGAGGATGAAAGAGCTCGGCTTCGATAACTTCCTAGAGACCCACGGCGGCCTTCCAGAGCTGATCAAAGAGGTAGCGCCGCTGACCGATTATGCGAGCGTGGACATAAAGGACGAGAGCGCGAGGGCGACTGAAGACTGGAACGGCCTCGTCCTCAGGGAGGTTGAGAGCATCAGAATCCTGAAGGAAGGTGGGGCGAAGACCTATGCAAAACTTGTCGTCACGAGCGAGACTAAGGTGGAGAACGTCCGATGGTACGCATCGCTCCTAAAGGACCTCGCTCCTCTCGTCATCCAGCCGAGGGAACCCATAGATATCCCCCAGGCGAAGCTCATGGAGCTCTACCGCGAGGCAGCAAGAATAATGGGCAGGAAGAACGTCGGCCTCAGCTTCCAGGTCCACAAGTACCTGAACGTGCTTTGA
- a CDS encoding DUF357 domain-containing protein, protein MGREITDEKLQKYFKITEEALERLEIAVHEKSLLMSVARDFLTMARSYFEDARYYYERGDYVTAFAALNYAHGFIDAGVRLGVFKGEDDRLFAFG, encoded by the coding sequence GTGGGGCGTGAGATAACGGATGAGAAGCTTCAGAAGTATTTCAAAATAACCGAAGAGGCCCTTGAGAGGCTTGAAATAGCCGTCCACGAGAAGAGCCTTCTCATGAGCGTCGCCCGCGACTTTTTGACCATGGCGAGGAGCTATTTTGAGGACGCCAGGTACTACTACGAGAGGGGCGACTACGTGACCGCTTTCGCCGCTCTCAATTATGCCCACGGGTTTATTGACGCTGGAGTGAGGCTTGGAGTGTTTAAGGGTGAAGACGACAGGCTTTTTGCCTTTGGGTGA
- a CDS encoding DUF555 domain-containing protein, with product MGDYVVVLEAPIIVKDVETSEDAINVAVSKVTKALNKEKLDFVRVEIGYSQCPVCGAHFESAFVIGSVGLVGMYLTLKVYNAQSIEHAERIAKAVVGKALKKVPLKVFEIRELDHDGENGIEAEELSGEDT from the coding sequence ATGGGAGACTACGTGGTCGTTCTTGAGGCACCGATAATCGTGAAGGACGTTGAGACGAGCGAAGACGCTATAAACGTCGCAGTGAGCAAGGTCACCAAGGCCCTCAACAAGGAGAAGCTCGACTTTGTGCGGGTGGAGATAGGCTACTCCCAGTGTCCCGTCTGCGGGGCGCACTTCGAGAGTGCCTTCGTCATAGGAAGCGTCGGCCTTGTCGGGATGTACCTGACGCTCAAGGTCTATAACGCCCAGAGCATCGAGCACGCCGAGAGGATTGCCAAGGCCGTGGTGGGTAAGGCTCTAAAGAAGGTTCCTCTGAAGGTGTTTGAAATAAGAGAGCTTGACCACGACGGAGAAAACGGGATTGAGGCAGAGGAACTGAGTGGGGAGGACACTTGA
- the pyrG gene encoding glutamine hydrolyzing CTP synthase produces MTKFIFVTGGVVSGLGKGITSASVGMLFKARGFRTTNIKIDPYLNYDAGTMNPYQHGEVFVLDDGGEVDLDLGNYERFLDTSLSFDHNITTGKVYSAVIEKERKGEYLGATVQVIPHITNEIKERIRRIARDYDVVVVEIGGTVGDIESMPFLEAARQMQIEEGRENVAFVHVTYVPRLRVVGEQKTKPTQHSVKELRSLGIQPDAIVARSEDPLEDSARRKISLFTNVPEEAVVSAYDVEDTYEVPLMLEKEGLPAYLSRRLGLPEREPDLEAWREMVERYKSLTDTVEIAIVGKYVKLADSYLSIKEALKHSSVANDVKVKIRWVEAEEVERRGVKLLEGVDGIIVPGGFGARGTEGKMMAIRYARENNIPFLGICFGFQLTVVEFARNVLGLEGAHSTEIDPQTPYPVVDLMPEQRDLDRLGGTMRLGAYPVHIKPNTLARRLYGREIVYERHRHRWEVNPDYVEKFEEAGLVFSGIAGDDERRMEILELPTNDYFIATQFHPEFKSRPMRPAPVFRGLVEAAKKKKYGS; encoded by the coding sequence ATGACGAAGTTCATATTTGTCACGGGTGGTGTTGTTAGCGGTCTTGGAAAGGGCATCACCAGCGCTTCTGTCGGAATGCTCTTCAAGGCGCGCGGCTTCAGGACGACGAACATCAAGATAGACCCCTACCTCAACTACGACGCGGGGACTATGAACCCCTACCAGCACGGTGAGGTCTTCGTCCTCGACGACGGTGGGGAGGTTGACCTCGACCTCGGCAACTACGAGCGCTTTTTAGACACCAGTTTGAGCTTCGACCACAACATAACCACCGGTAAGGTTTATTCGGCCGTCATCGAGAAGGAGAGGAAAGGAGAATACCTCGGAGCGACCGTTCAGGTCATACCGCACATAACCAACGAGATCAAGGAGCGCATAAGGAGAATCGCGAGGGACTACGACGTTGTTGTGGTGGAGATAGGTGGAACCGTCGGTGACATCGAGAGCATGCCATTCCTTGAGGCAGCTAGACAGATGCAGATAGAGGAAGGAAGGGAGAACGTCGCCTTCGTTCACGTTACCTACGTCCCCAGGCTGAGGGTCGTCGGCGAGCAGAAGACCAAGCCAACCCAGCACAGCGTCAAGGAGCTCCGCTCTCTCGGAATACAGCCTGACGCCATTGTGGCCCGCTCTGAGGATCCGCTGGAAGATTCAGCGAGAAGGAAGATAAGTCTCTTCACCAACGTCCCCGAGGAGGCCGTTGTAAGTGCCTACGATGTTGAGGACACCTACGAAGTTCCGCTGATGCTCGAAAAGGAGGGCCTGCCAGCTTACCTCTCCCGGAGGCTCGGCCTCCCCGAGAGAGAGCCGGACTTGGAAGCCTGGCGCGAGATGGTGGAGAGGTACAAGTCCCTAACCGACACGGTCGAGATAGCTATAGTCGGCAAGTACGTCAAGCTGGCTGACTCCTACCTGAGCATCAAGGAGGCGTTAAAGCACTCCAGCGTGGCAAACGACGTCAAGGTAAAGATAAGGTGGGTTGAGGCTGAAGAGGTTGAGAGGAGAGGAGTTAAGCTCCTTGAGGGCGTTGATGGGATAATCGTGCCCGGCGGCTTCGGAGCGAGGGGTACAGAGGGCAAGATGATGGCGATAAGGTACGCGAGAGAAAATAACATCCCGTTCCTTGGCATCTGCTTCGGCTTCCAGCTCACGGTTGTTGAGTTCGCCCGCAACGTCCTCGGCCTTGAGGGTGCTCACTCCACCGAGATAGACCCACAGACGCCTTATCCGGTTGTCGACCTGATGCCTGAGCAGAGGGATCTCGACAGACTTGGCGGCACGATGAGGCTTGGGGCATATCCAGTCCACATCAAGCCGAACACCCTCGCGAGAAGGCTTTACGGCAGGGAGATAGTCTACGAAAGGCACCGCCACCGCTGGGAGGTCAATCCGGACTACGTTGAGAAGTTCGAGGAGGCTGGGCTTGTCTTCAGCGGCATAGCGGGAGACGACGAGAGGAGGATGGAGATACTCGAGCTTCCCACCAACGACTACTTCATAGCAACGCAGTTCCACCCGGAGTTCAAGTCGAGGCCTATGAGACCAGCTCCAGTCTTCAGGGGCCTCGTTGAAGCGGCAAAGAAAAAGAAGTACGGAAGCTAA
- a CDS encoding 30S ribosomal protein S8e, with amino-acid sequence MAIWQGRSLKKPSGGRIILARKKRKRELGREPANTKVGEDREKRKIIRTYGGNRKVRLVEALYANVFEGGKGKKVKILNVVENPANRQYARRNIITKGAIIETEIGKAIVTSRPGQDGVVNAVLIKEENA; translated from the coding sequence ATGGCTATCTGGCAGGGAAGATCACTCAAGAAACCCTCAGGTGGTAGGATCATCCTCGCGAGGAAGAAGAGAAAGAGGGAGCTCGGAAGGGAGCCGGCCAACACCAAGGTCGGCGAGGACAGGGAGAAGAGGAAGATCATCAGGACTTACGGCGGCAACAGGAAGGTCCGCCTCGTTGAGGCCCTCTACGCAAATGTCTTCGAGGGCGGAAAGGGCAAGAAGGTCAAGATACTCAACGTCGTCGAGAACCCGGCCAACAGGCAGTACGCGAGGAGAAACATCATCACCAAGGGCGCGATAATCGAGACGGAGATTGGAAAGGCAATCGTCACCAGCAGGCCGGGCCAGGACGGAGTCGTTAACGCCGTCCTTATCAAGGAAGAGAACGCCTGA
- a CDS encoding NOG1 family protein codes for MKNPFEKMPTVLTADELIDKAFRRAEKAASAFTPQRGKVAKARQREELRVRTVSNVVRDNLRKILDRTPGVSTLPKFYQELVDTLVDRDQFHRSLARVNWAIKTIRTLEQRYVEKIRYERDPIEIARLRRQFYGRVADILKDIGDDLEYLNRARDVLKDLPVVDLELPTVVIAGHPNVGKSTLLRALTNAKPEVASYPFTTKGINVGQFEEHYLKYQVIDTPGLLDRPLSERNEVEKQAILALKHLGDVIVYIFDPSEYCGFPIEEQMHLFEEIYSEFGEFPFIVVLNKADIADEESMKTIEEFVKSKGLEPLRISALTGEGLDKLKKRVIEIVKPKAEELARKIMEKELRKFREEAF; via the coding sequence ATGAAGAACCCGTTTGAGAAGATGCCCACAGTCCTTACCGCTGATGAGCTCATCGACAAGGCCTTCAGAAGGGCCGAAAAGGCCGCTTCCGCATTCACCCCCCAGAGAGGAAAAGTTGCCAAAGCCCGGCAGAGGGAAGAGCTTAGGGTCAGGACGGTCTCCAACGTCGTGAGAGACAACCTCAGGAAGATACTCGACAGAACGCCGGGAGTATCAACCCTGCCGAAGTTCTACCAGGAGCTCGTAGATACCCTCGTCGACCGCGACCAGTTCCACCGCTCGCTGGCAAGGGTCAACTGGGCGATAAAGACGATAAGAACCCTCGAACAGAGATACGTGGAGAAGATACGCTACGAGAGGGATCCAATTGAGATAGCCAGGCTCAGGAGGCAGTTCTACGGCAGGGTCGCGGACATACTCAAAGACATCGGCGACGACCTTGAGTACCTCAACAGGGCAAGGGATGTTCTGAAGGATCTCCCAGTAGTTGACCTTGAGCTCCCGACGGTGGTTATAGCCGGCCATCCCAACGTCGGCAAGAGCACCCTTTTGAGGGCGCTGACAAATGCGAAGCCAGAAGTAGCGAGCTATCCGTTTACAACTAAGGGGATAAACGTCGGCCAGTTCGAGGAGCACTACCTCAAATACCAGGTGATAGACACGCCGGGACTACTTGACAGACCTCTAAGCGAAAGGAACGAGGTTGAAAAGCAGGCAATCCTCGCTTTGAAACATCTCGGAGACGTTATCGTCTACATCTTCGACCCGAGTGAGTACTGCGGCTTCCCGATAGAGGAGCAGATGCACCTGTTCGAGGAGATATACTCAGAGTTCGGTGAGTTCCCGTTCATCGTTGTTCTGAACAAGGCCGACATAGCTGACGAGGAGAGTATGAAAACGATCGAGGAGTTCGTTAAATCCAAGGGTCTCGAACCTCTCAGGATATCCGCCCTTACAGGGGAAGGGCTTGACAAGCTTAAGAAGAGGGTCATCGAGATAGTGAAGCCCAAGGCTGAAGAGCTCGCCAGAAAGATCATGGAAAAGGAGCTGAGAAAGTTCAGGGAGGAAGCGTTTTAG
- a CDS encoding undecaprenyl-diphosphate phosphatase codes for MFQGIADALLSGILVALTSWLPLSPEGSFGHLIDGMISYTAFLVPAYAGIMFSVLYRYKERLSKEPLMVLRGVETSELQYFVVGVLLTLMLGLPLAKLLEAHNTVLDVFNLILAVLITFFGLTWPRLTILKGAESKIPSKPSFLDAVLAGVFQSFSSTGGVSRAGLAILALILPGHEAENVLEWGFLIAPAYHLIRLLYLGAYEGDTFLGFISAVTAFFVSLGVMEVLVRTAQHLGTKKFLTLFGLIGMLLNLGVLI; via the coding sequence ATGTTCCAGGGTATAGCAGACGCACTGCTTTCGGGAATACTGGTGGCACTTACGTCGTGGCTTCCCCTGTCTCCTGAAGGAAGCTTTGGCCACCTTATAGATGGCATGATTAGCTATACTGCTTTTCTTGTGCCTGCCTATGCTGGCATAATGTTCTCCGTGCTCTATCGCTATAAGGAAAGGCTATCCAAGGAGCCGTTAATGGTCCTTCGGGGCGTCGAGACATCGGAGCTCCAGTACTTTGTGGTCGGGGTTCTCTTAACCCTCATGCTCGGCCTCCCCTTGGCGAAGCTGTTAGAGGCCCACAATACTGTCCTTGACGTTTTCAATTTGATCTTGGCAGTGCTCATAACCTTCTTCGGCCTAACCTGGCCCAGGCTTACCATTTTGAAGGGTGCAGAGAGCAAGATACCCTCCAAGCCGAGTTTTCTTGACGCGGTGCTCGCGGGAGTGTTTCAGAGTTTCTCCTCAACTGGTGGGGTTTCAAGGGCCGGACTCGCGATACTGGCCCTTATCCTTCCAGGACACGAAGCGGAGAATGTGCTTGAATGGGGGTTTTTGATTGCCCCTGCTTACCACCTAATAAGGCTGCTTTACCTTGGTGCCTACGAGGGAGATACTTTCTTGGGTTTCATCAGTGCTGTTACAGCGTTTTTTGTTAGCCTTGGGGTTATGGAAGTTTTGGTAAGGACAGCACAACATCTTGGAACGAAGAAGTTTTTAACGCTCTTTGGTTTAATCGGGATGTTGCTGAACCTGGGGGTGCTGATATGA
- the glmU gene encoding bifunctional sugar-1-phosphate nucleotidylyltransferase/acetyltransferase yields the protein MKGVILAAGKGERLRPLTDDRPKVVLKVANRPIIEYVLENLDPFVDEFVIIVRYQKEKLIEVLSDEFNGKPITYVEQLPGDGTAKAIESAREHIGDEEFIVANGDIYFEEDGVRELVAVFRREKADAALLVKHFEDLSHFGKIEVEGSLVKRVAEKPGKVPGYANLGVYIFKPDVFEFIERTPLSERGEYEITDTINLMIDAGKRVAYAAYSGYWNDIGRPWNLLELNEYLLKTNLKHEVRGTVEEGAVLIPPVEVGEGTVIRSGAYIIGPVKIGKNSRIGPNCFIRPYTSIGDNCHVGNAVEVKNSIIMDNSNAPHLNYVGDSIIGENCNLGAGTITANLRHDRANIRVEIKGKLEDSGRHKLGAIIGHNVKTGINVTIYPGRKIGSGSLIGPGVIVDKNVPPRTLVVVKQEKVVREL from the coding sequence ATGAAGGGTGTGATACTCGCCGCTGGTAAAGGGGAAAGACTGAGGCCGCTGACTGATGACAGGCCAAAGGTCGTTCTAAAAGTGGCAAACAGGCCGATAATAGAGTACGTGCTTGAGAACCTCGACCCGTTCGTTGACGAGTTCGTGATAATAGTCAGGTATCAGAAGGAAAAGCTGATCGAAGTCCTCAGCGATGAGTTCAACGGCAAGCCTATAACGTACGTTGAACAGCTTCCCGGCGATGGGACTGCGAAGGCTATAGAGAGCGCGAGAGAACACATTGGGGATGAGGAGTTCATAGTGGCCAACGGGGATATCTACTTTGAGGAAGATGGTGTTAGGGAGCTCGTAGCCGTTTTCAGGAGAGAGAAGGCCGATGCAGCCCTTCTCGTTAAGCATTTTGAAGACCTGAGCCACTTTGGGAAGATCGAGGTCGAGGGGAGCTTGGTTAAGCGGGTTGCCGAAAAGCCCGGAAAAGTCCCCGGTTATGCGAACCTCGGAGTGTACATTTTCAAACCGGACGTTTTTGAGTTCATTGAGCGCACTCCTCTGAGCGAAAGGGGTGAGTACGAGATTACGGATACCATAAACCTCATGATTGACGCCGGAAAGAGGGTTGCCTACGCCGCTTATTCCGGCTACTGGAACGACATTGGAAGGCCCTGGAACCTCCTTGAGCTGAACGAGTACCTTCTGAAGACCAACCTGAAGCACGAGGTTAGGGGCACCGTTGAGGAGGGTGCCGTTCTCATACCGCCTGTTGAGGTGGGTGAAGGTACAGTCATAAGGAGCGGTGCCTACATAATTGGGCCTGTGAAGATTGGGAAGAACTCACGCATCGGACCTAACTGCTTCATAAGGCCCTACACGAGCATCGGCGACAACTGCCACGTGGGCAATGCCGTCGAGGTAAAGAACTCGATAATAATGGACAACTCCAACGCGCCCCACCTGAACTACGTCGGGGACTCGATCATCGGGGAGAACTGCAACCTTGGAGCAGGAACCATAACCGCCAACCTGAGGCACGACAGGGCCAACATCAGGGTGGAAATAAAAGGAAAGCTCGAGGACAGCGGTAGGCACAAGCTCGGCGCGATAATCGGCCACAACGTCAAGACGGGCATAAACGTTACAATCTACCCCGGCAGGAAAATAGGGAGCGGCTCTCTTATCGGGCCGGGGGTGATAGTTGACAAAAACGTGCCTCCTAGAACTCTAGTGGTAGTAAAGCAGGAAAAAGTGGTGAGGGAGTTATGA
- a CDS encoding DUF835 domain-containing protein, whose amino-acid sequence MSTLYDFIIPLINFISRWTLLVASVYQAKKTREKGWVLLSAAFLIDALDMESYIMNPLGIKFNEEAYSVASVVSYFILAMLFMWGARHVKYGKTDFKDALYAALFSIVSYVWVFLVATDVGIFNNPTVVYSLPALLFGLSVMYFGYVLLDSTMPKSIERLFPYGLILLGALNLTYPVARFVDWFAPIGFLLGALFRFMAAVGAVKYVFYPVRAVSVCTVSEPTKGAFRFGSKQEVAQALEDVWSKPGTVIITRENIMEAMNKIHPESLVFWVTRAKEGVISETPQIYAVSPTNMDILTDLVANALRKGYRTVYIDSVEYLIIENGFERTMKFLLHVKDITLNANGSIILVISEETLDEKQKGMIEREFEPFRRDRASR is encoded by the coding sequence ATGAGCACTCTTTATGATTTTATCATTCCTCTTATCAATTTCATCTCACGGTGGACACTTCTCGTAGCCTCAGTTTACCAGGCCAAAAAGACCAGGGAAAAAGGATGGGTATTGCTGTCGGCCGCATTTTTGATAGATGCTTTGGACATGGAGAGCTATATTATGAACCCCCTGGGTATAAAGTTCAATGAAGAAGCTTATTCCGTTGCATCAGTAGTTTCGTATTTTATATTGGCTATGTTGTTTATGTGGGGAGCACGTCATGTTAAGTACGGAAAGACGGACTTCAAAGATGCACTTTATGCCGCGTTGTTTTCCATTGTCTCCTATGTCTGGGTCTTCTTGGTCGCAACTGACGTTGGAATATTTAACAATCCGACAGTTGTTTATTCCCTCCCGGCTCTGCTTTTTGGACTCTCAGTTATGTACTTTGGATACGTTCTTCTAGATTCAACAATGCCAAAGTCCATCGAGAGGCTGTTTCCATACGGCCTAATCCTCCTAGGTGCCCTCAACCTCACGTATCCGGTGGCAAGATTTGTTGACTGGTTTGCACCCATAGGTTTCCTTCTGGGAGCGCTGTTTAGGTTTATGGCTGCGGTCGGTGCGGTTAAGTACGTATTCTACCCTGTAAGAGCAGTTTCAGTTTGCACTGTGAGTGAACCAACAAAGGGTGCCTTTAGGTTTGGAAGCAAGCAAGAAGTTGCTCAGGCCCTAGAGGATGTGTGGTCCAAGCCCGGTACTGTTATTATCACCAGGGAAAACATAATGGAGGCCATGAATAAGATTCACCCTGAATCGCTAGTTTTCTGGGTGACCAGAGCAAAAGAGGGCGTTATCTCTGAAACTCCACAGATATATGCCGTAAGCCCGACTAACATGGACATACTAACTGACCTTGTGGCAAATGCCCTCCGGAAAGGATACAGAACAGTTTACATTGATTCGGTTGAGTATCTCATCATTGAGAACGGTTTTGAGCGGACTATGAAGTTCCTCCTTCACGTTAAGGATATAACACTAAATGCCAACGGCTCCATAATACTTGTAATCAGCGAAGAAACGCTCGATGAAAAACAGAAAGGGATGATAGAAAGGGAGTTTGAGCCCTTCAGGCGAGACCGAGCTTCTCGATGA
- a CDS encoding CBS domain-containing protein — MVGIQVQEVMTDNFQKIDIDAPLSEAIGIFEKEDPDLILVFDGNLYKGVLTQDLIIRSHLKWDPTKAKVRDVYKPAPVIKPDEDLSKAAKLMIEVDLRSLPVGESKAEIIGVVNDMAVLERVAQEKFGKGKVEEYMTKDVITLKPSDTVAKALAVMRDHAISRIPIVNDEGKLEGLVTLHDLIIRFIKPRFKAQAGEVAGEKIPPFSMPLRDVMIRGVITILPDATVREAVATMKDSDIDGLVVVNEDNKVVGILTVKDLLLPISKMTEKEARFYLQLGGDASILSDFTRERIIQDIRRFVDGYEDLLGQEGIIYLYIRRFPEKLRGVHLYQARMRVVTDRGTFVATGETWGAIQAVHDALRAIERQLLQKAELEKDLRYAKRFIEKLGLA, encoded by the coding sequence ATGGTCGGAATCCAGGTGCAGGAGGTAATGACAGACAACTTCCAGAAGATCGACATCGATGCCCCGCTTTCTGAGGCCATTGGCATCTTCGAGAAGGAAGACCCCGACCTTATTCTCGTGTTCGATGGGAACCTGTACAAGGGTGTATTGACCCAGGACTTAATCATACGCTCCCACCTTAAGTGGGATCCAACCAAGGCCAAGGTTAGGGACGTTTACAAGCCCGCCCCCGTTATTAAACCCGATGAGGATCTGAGCAAGGCCGCCAAACTCATGATTGAGGTTGATCTCCGCTCGCTCCCGGTTGGGGAGAGCAAAGCCGAGATAATCGGCGTTGTAAACGATATGGCCGTCCTCGAGAGGGTTGCCCAAGAGAAGTTCGGCAAGGGCAAAGTGGAGGAGTACATGACCAAGGACGTCATAACACTCAAGCCGAGCGACACCGTCGCCAAGGCCCTGGCTGTAATGCGCGACCACGCGATTTCAAGGATACCCATAGTCAACGACGAGGGCAAGCTTGAGGGACTGGTTACCCTCCACGACCTCATAATCAGGTTCATCAAGCCACGCTTCAAGGCCCAGGCTGGGGAGGTTGCAGGCGAAAAGATACCACCCTTCAGCATGCCCCTCAGGGACGTCATGATAAGGGGAGTCATAACGATACTGCCCGACGCAACCGTAAGGGAAGCCGTCGCAACTATGAAGGACAGCGACATCGACGGTCTGGTCGTGGTCAACGAGGACAACAAGGTCGTCGGAATCCTCACAGTCAAAGACCTCCTTCTGCCGATATCCAAGATGACGGAGAAGGAGGCCAGGTTCTACCTCCAGCTCGGCGGTGACGCTTCGATACTCAGCGACTTCACAAGGGAGCGCATAATCCAGGATATAAGGCGCTTCGTTGATGGATACGAGGATCTCCTAGGCCAGGAGGGTATAATCTACCTCTACATCCGCCGCTTCCCGGAGAAGCTCAGGGGCGTGCACCTCTATCAGGCCAGGATGAGGGTTGTGACGGACAGGGGAACTTTCGTGGCCACAGGCGAGACATGGGGTGCCATCCAGGCAGTCCATGACGCCCTCAGGGCCATAGAGAGGCAGCTCCTCCAGAAGGCCGAGCTTGAGAAAGATTTAAGGTACGCGAAGCGCTTCATCGAGAAGCTCGGTCTCGCCTGA
- the map gene encoding type II methionyl aminopeptidase, whose amino-acid sequence MDEREALIKAGEIARQVKKEVIGLIKPGAKLYDIAEFVERKIVELGGEPAFPCNLSINEIAAHYTPYKGDGTVLKEGDYLKLDLGVHVDGYIADTAVTFRVGMEEDELMEAAREALENAIATVRAGVMIRDVARAIEETIRGKGFNPIVNLSGHKIERYKLHAGVSVPNVYREADTYVLQEGDVFAIEPFATTGAGQVIEVPPALIFMYLRDRPVRMLQARRLLMHIKKNYKTLPFAYRWLQDFLPEGQLKLALAQLEKVGAIYAYPILREVRGGMVAQFEHTIIVEKDGAYITT is encoded by the coding sequence GTGGACGAGAGAGAAGCACTCATAAAGGCAGGAGAGATCGCCAGACAGGTCAAAAAAGAGGTAATAGGCCTAATAAAACCCGGTGCAAAGCTCTACGACATAGCGGAGTTCGTGGAGAGAAAGATAGTTGAGCTGGGAGGCGAACCTGCCTTCCCGTGCAACCTCTCAATAAACGAGATTGCCGCACACTACACCCCATACAAAGGAGACGGGACTGTTCTCAAGGAAGGGGACTACCTGAAGCTCGACCTCGGCGTTCACGTTGATGGGTACATCGCGGACACCGCCGTTACCTTCCGCGTCGGTATGGAAGAGGACGAGCTTATGGAAGCGGCAAGGGAGGCGCTTGAAAACGCGATAGCAACGGTTAGGGCGGGAGTAATGATAAGGGACGTCGCCAGAGCCATTGAGGAGACCATCCGGGGGAAGGGCTTCAACCCGATAGTGAACCTGAGCGGCCACAAGATTGAGCGCTACAAGCTCCACGCCGGCGTCAGCGTGCCAAACGTTTACAGGGAAGCCGACACTTACGTCCTTCAGGAGGGAGACGTCTTCGCGATAGAGCCCTTTGCAACAACCGGAGCGGGGCAGGTCATCGAGGTTCCACCCGCGCTTATCTTCATGTACCTCCGCGACAGGCCCGTCAGGATGCTCCAGGCTAGGAGGCTTTTGATGCACATAAAGAAAAACTACAAAACTTTGCCCTTTGCCTACCGCTGGCTCCAGGACTTTTTACCCGAGGGACAACTTAAACTCGCCCTGGCCCAGCTTGAAAAGGTCGGCGCCATCTACGCCTATCCTATCCTCCGGGAAGTCCGGGGCGGGATGGTTGCCCAGTTCGAGCACACCATCATAGTAGAAAAGGACGGTGCTTACATAACCACATAA